One stretch of Halichoerus grypus chromosome 10, mHalGry1.hap1.1, whole genome shotgun sequence DNA includes these proteins:
- the NLRC4 gene encoding LOW QUALITY PROTEIN: NLR family CARD domain-containing protein 4 (The sequence of the model RefSeq protein was modified relative to this genomic sequence to represent the inferred CDS: inserted 4 bases in 3 codons; substituted 2 bases at 2 genomic stop codons): protein MGRVYFIKENSQVLIQRMGMTVVKQIVDELYVWNVLNHKEVNIIYYEKVKQEAERGIIPLTLKKGPESYNLFLKSLEKWNYPLFQDLNGQSLFXQISKEDLDDLSQDLKDLYHIPSFLNFSPLSEDIDIIFNLKSTFTERVLWRKDHHHYRLEQLTLNGPLDTLESPCIIKGEPGKGKSALLQQIAMLWAPGECGALTKFKLVFFLCLSKAQGGLFATVCDQLVHTPDMIRKQTFMAMLLKLXGRVLFLLDGYNEFRAQNCPEIKALIKENHRLKNMEVVTTTTECLRHIRPFGALTAEVGDMTEDSAQTLIWKVLMKEHAEGLLLQIRKSRXLRNLMKTPLFVVITCVIQMGESEFYSNTQTTRFHTFYDLLIQKNKHRLRGVAAGDFTQSLDHCGDLALGGMFSHRFDFQLEDMSRVNEDTLLTAGLLCKYTAQRFQPKSQFFHNSSQEYIAGCRLSNSLKSQEPEEVTKGKGHLQKMIFVSDVTPKYSNLLLHTGGSAMEATRTVWKRLAGVYQHGSLLGLSNTKKPLWRQESMQNVKNTTVQETLKAINIXSFTECGIHLFHESISESDLTKEFEAFFCGKSLYINSENXPDYLFDFFERLPNCASALDFIKLDFYEEATASRDKTTEDTSRCREEPSETYIPSRALSLFFTWKQEFKTLEVIFWDFSKLNKEDIRYLGKILSSATSLRLCMKRCAGVARSFSSILRTRENIHSLTLEASALTIEDEQHITPMTNLKNLSIQDLQTSQLPGIVNISSLSL from the exons ATGGGtcggg TGTATTTCATAAAGGAGAATAGTCAAGTCCTCATTCAAAGGATGGGAATGACTGTTGTAAAGCAAATTGTGGATGAGCTATATGTGTGGAACGTTCTGAATCACAAAGAAGTAAACATCATTTACTATGAGAAGGTCAAGCAGGAGGCTGAGAGAGGGATCATTCCCCTGACTTTGAAGAAGGGTCCCGAATCCTATAACCTCTTTCTCAAATCCCTTGAAAAGTGGAACTATCCTCTGTTTCAGGATTTGAATGGACAAA GTCTTTTTTAGCAGATATCGAAAGAAGACCTAGATGATTTGTCTCAGGATCTAAAGGATTTATACCATATCCCATCTTTTCTGAACTTCTCTCCCCTGAGTGAAGatattgatattatttttaatttgaaaagcacCTTCACAGAACGTGTTCTATGGAGGAAGGACCATCACCATTACCGATTGGAGCAGCTGACCCTGAATGGTCCACTAGACACTCTTGAGAGCCCCTGCATCATCAAAGGGGAACCGGGCAAAGGGAAGTCCGCTCTGCTACAGCAAATTGCCATGCTCTGGGCCCCGGGAGAGTGTGGGGCTCTGACCAAGTTCAAATTagtcttctttctctgtctgagcAAGGCCCAGGGTGGGCTCTTTGCCACTGTGTGTGATCAACTCGTGCATACACCTGACATGATCAGGAAGCAGACTTTCATGGCCATGCTGCTGAAGCT TGGCagagttctttttctccttgatgGCTACAATGAATTCAGGGCCCAGAACTGCCCAGAGATCAAAGCCCTCATAAAGGAAAACCACCGCCTCAAGAATATGGAGGTTGTCACCACCACCACTGAGTGCCTGAGGCACATCAGGCCGTTTGGTGCCCTGACTGCGGAGGTGGGGGATATGACAGAGGACAGTGCCCAGACTCTCATCTGGAAAGTGCTGATGAAGGAGCATGCTGAAGGCTTGTTGCTCCAAATTCGGAAATCCAGGTGATTGAGGAATCTGATGAAGACCCCTCTCTTTGTGGTCATCACTTGTGTCATCCAGATGGGGGAAAGTGAGTTCTACTCTAACACACAAACAACACGGTTCCACACCTTCTACGATCTGCTGATACAGAAAAACAAGCACAGACTTAGAGGGGTGGCTGCAGGTGACTTCACTCAGAGCCTGGACCACTGTGGAGACCTAGCTCTGGGGGGCATGTTCTCCCACAGGTTTGATTTCCAACTGGAAGACATGTCCCGTGTGAATGAGGATACCCTACTGACAGCTGGACTCCTCTGTAAATACACAGCTCAACGGTTCCAGCCAAAGTCTCAATTCTTTCATAACTCATCCCAGGAGTACATAGCAGGATGTAGGCTCAGCAATTCACTAAAGTCTCAAGAGCCAGAGGAGGTGACCAAGGGGAAGGGTCACTTGcagaaaatgatttttgtttcaGACGTTACACCCAAGTATAGCAACCTGCTTCTGCACACGGGTGGATCAGCTATGGAAGCCACCAGGACTGTTTGGAAACGCCTCGCAGGAGTGTATCAACATGGCAGCCTCCTCGGGCTCTCCAACACCAAGAAGCCTCTCTGGAGGCAAGAATCCATGCAAAATGTGAAAAACACCACTGTGCAAGAAACTCTGAAAGCCATAAACA ATTCCTTTACAGAGTGTGGCATTCATTTATTCCATGAGAGTATATCTGAGTCAGACCTGACTAAAGAATTTGAAGCTTTCTTTTGTGGTAAAAGCTTATATATCAACTCAGAGA ATCCTGATTACCTATTTGACTTCTTTGAACGCTTGCCTAATTGTGCCAGTGCTCTGGACTTCATTAAACTCGACTTCTATGAAGAAGCTACAGCCTCACGGGACAAGACCACAGAAGACACGAGCAGGTGTCGAGAAGAGCCCTCAGAAACCTACATTCCCAGCAGGGCCCTGTCTTTGTTCTTCACCTGGAAGCAGGAATTCAAGACTCTGGAGGTCATATTCTGGGACTTCAGCAAGTTGAATAAGGAAGATATCAGATATCTGGGAAAGATACTCAGCTCCGCTACAAGCCTCAGATTGTGCATGAAGAGGTGTGCTGGCGTGGCCAGAAGCTTTAGTTCCATCCTCCGCACCCGTGAGAACATTCATTCTCTCACCCTGGAAGCCAGTGCCCTCACCATAGAAGATGAGCAGCACATCACACCCATGACAAACCTGAAAAACTTGAGTATTCAAGACCTCCAGACTTCACAGCTGCCGGGTATTGTAAACATCAGCAGTTTAAGCTTATAA